The following proteins come from a genomic window of Flavobacteriales bacterium:
- the bshA gene encoding N-acetyl-alpha-D-glucosaminyl L-malate synthase BshA: MQKQLKIGVVCYPTFGGSGIVATELGKAFAERGHEVHFITYSKPVRMDLFTENMFYHEVSVSDYPLFEYAPYELLLSSKLVDVAISQQLDLLHVHYAIPHASAAYSAKQILKSRNIDLPFITTLHGTDITLLGKNKSYKPVIEFAINQSDAVTAVSESLKEDTHRFFEIDKDIRVIPNFVDFSLYQNGVNSTLRNTFASEDERIVTHISNFRKLKRVDDVIRVFEGIQHMVAAKLLMVGEGPELESVKALAKSKDLEDKIFFLGKSKRIEQITEISDLFLLPSETESFGLVALEAMASSVPVVSSNVGGLPEVNIDGKTGFLCDVGDIDGMTAAALTILKDEASLNQFKKNALEHAKTFDLDTIIPLYEDLYRSLV, translated from the coding sequence ATGCAAAAGCAATTAAAGATAGGTGTAGTGTGTTACCCAACCTTTGGAGGTAGTGGAATCGTAGCTACAGAATTAGGCAAAGCTTTTGCAGAGCGTGGTCACGAGGTGCATTTCATTACGTACAGTAAGCCAGTACGTATGGATTTATTTACTGAAAACATGTTTTACCACGAAGTTTCTGTTTCCGATTATCCCTTATTTGAGTATGCTCCTTATGAGTTGTTGCTCTCTAGTAAACTTGTTGATGTGGCTATATCTCAACAATTGGATTTGCTTCACGTACATTATGCCATTCCACACGCTTCGGCAGCCTATTCAGCAAAACAAATTTTAAAAAGCAGAAATATTGATTTACCTTTTATTACCACACTACACGGAACAGATATCACACTTTTGGGTAAGAATAAATCGTATAAGCCAGTTATTGAATTTGCGATAAATCAATCCGATGCTGTAACAGCAGTATCAGAAAGTTTAAAAGAAGATACACACCGCTTTTTTGAAATTGACAAAGACATTAGGGTCATTCCAAATTTTGTCGATTTTTCACTCTATCAAAATGGCGTTAACTCTACATTAAGAAATACCTTTGCTAGTGAAGATGAGCGTATCGTTACACATATTTCAAATTTTAGAAAACTCAAGCGTGTGGACGATGTTATTCGTGTTTTCGAAGGCATACAGCATATGGTAGCTGCTAAGTTACTGATGGTTGGTGAAGGACCTGAGCTTGAAAGCGTAAAAGCTTTGGCAAAAAGCAAGGATTTAGAAGATAAAATCTTCTTTTTGGGCAAGTCCAAGCGAATAGAACAAATAACAGAAATATCTGATTTATTTCTATTGCCATCCGAAACTGAGAGTTTTGGATTAGTGGCTTTAGAAGCTATGGCCTCAAGTGTTCCGGTAGTGTCTTCAAATGTAGGCGGTTTGCCAGAAGTAAATATTGATGGTAAAACCGGATTCTTATGCGATGTAGGTGACATTGACGGCATGACTGCAGCTGCATTGACTATTTTGAAAGATGAAGCTAGCTTAAATCAGTTTAAGAAAAATGCTTTAGAACACGCCAAAACCTTCGATTTAGATACAATCATTCCATTGTATGAAGACTTATACCGTTCCTTAGTTTAG
- a CDS encoding universal stress protein yields MSSTNEKILVPIGFTNQSILALKQAVIVANHTNSDLVLLSVVEMPSALQKLFSDYEEKQKEFKEKVRENLNALVSEHCTGVNDVECLVVIGKIYEKITETAEMIDASLIIMGTDGTPKEIKKKFIGSNANKVVRSASCPVITLKGKEIKNQCDLIALPLDLNKETREKVTHAIKFARLFNSAVRVFSVSFDNNDDTVKNKLKRNLSQVNEFIQSKDVECSMEYVEISPSKSFSGSIVDYTQDIGADFLMIMTKEEDSLELNFLGSNAQKVINKSDIPVMSIRPVPKKDTSSFMV; encoded by the coding sequence ATGAGTTCTACTAATGAAAAAATTCTTGTTCCAATTGGTTTTACCAATCAATCTATCCTAGCACTTAAACAAGCTGTTATAGTTGCCAATCATACTAATTCTGATTTAGTGCTTCTATCTGTTGTTGAAATGCCCTCAGCACTTCAGAAATTATTTTCTGATTACGAAGAAAAGCAAAAGGAATTCAAAGAAAAAGTAAGAGAAAATTTGAATGCTTTAGTAAGTGAGCATTGTACGGGAGTAAATGATGTGGAATGCTTGGTTGTTATAGGTAAGATTTACGAAAAAATCACCGAAACTGCTGAGATGATTGACGCTAGTTTGATAATTATGGGTACAGACGGTACGCCAAAAGAAATCAAAAAGAAATTTATTGGCTCGAACGCCAATAAGGTGGTTCGTTCAGCTTCTTGTCCAGTAATTACTCTTAAAGGAAAAGAGATTAAAAATCAATGTGACCTTATCGCGCTGCCATTAGATTTGAATAAAGAAACCAGAGAAAAGGTAACACATGCTATTAAGTTTGCTCGATTATTTAATTCGGCAGTTAGGGTATTTTCAGTTTCCTTTGATAATAACGATGATACTGTTAAGAATAAACTTAAAAGAAACCTATCTCAAGTAAATGAGTTTATTCAGTCTAAAGATGTTGAATGTTCAATGGAGTATGTTGAAATAAGCCCTTCTAAAAGTTTTTCAGGCTCAATAGTTGATTACACTCAAGATATAGGTGCTGACTTTTTAATGATAATGACAAAGGAGGAGGATAGTTTAGAATTAAACTTCCTTGGGTCTAACGCTCAAAAAGTGATAAATAAATCAGATATTCCAGTCATGAGTATACGTCCAGTTCCTAAAAAAGATACCAGCTCATTTATGGTCTAG
- a CDS encoding M23 family metallopeptidase, producing MHKLIVCIIFILCIKEVKSQDYPQDFFRSPLDIPLLLSGTFGELRPNHFHAGIDLKTQGKSGLKVYAVADGYISRIKVSTSGYGKAIYVKHDNGFSSVYAHLMRYTGKIQDYVIEQQYASEKYEIELFPKVDSFRVKKGDIIGLSGNTGGSFAPHLHFEIRNSGNQNPINALHFGLKVRDDISPIIKSLKVYSQSQNTQIDGQSSDKLIKVIGGSGGEYTLKDTVKVSGPYALGIHTYDLLNGANNKNGVYSIEIFVDNLLFYSLSMEEFSFKESRYINSHLDYSEKAESNTKLHKCLIQPNNKLSIYDFLSNDGTITPHDSVQFVEIFIDDLHGNSSLLSFHVDKVPYDESIPKDSITYVKKFPFNKRNFFKNEHITIDIPANSLYDNLYFDYKMTSDSVLFSPIHHIHNSKTAVHYSYSINMKTDVPASLRPKAFICKLDDDDKLSYIGGKYENGYISTKTNTFGKYSVAVDTIAPVVIGLNIYPGKTMKSSTLKMTTYDDFSGIKSYNAYIDGQWVLMEFEPKSNELTHFFKSDLKAGKHQFKLIVTDKVDNSTTYEAEFYR from the coding sequence ATGCATAAGTTAATAGTTTGCATAATTTTTATCCTTTGTATTAAGGAAGTTAAATCGCAAGACTACCCACAAGATTTTTTTCGCTCTCCCCTAGACATACCTTTGCTTTTATCTGGAACTTTCGGAGAGTTAAGACCTAATCATTTTCATGCGGGAATAGATTTAAAAACCCAAGGTAAATCGGGGCTTAAGGTATATGCCGTTGCAGATGGTTATATATCTAGAATTAAAGTGTCAACGAGCGGTTATGGAAAGGCTATATATGTAAAACATGATAACGGTTTTAGCTCTGTATATGCTCATCTTATGCGATACACTGGTAAAATTCAAGACTATGTTATTGAACAACAGTATGCCTCTGAAAAATATGAAATTGAGTTGTTCCCTAAAGTAGATTCATTTAGAGTGAAAAAAGGCGATATTATCGGTTTATCTGGAAATACTGGTGGCTCATTTGCTCCTCACCTTCACTTTGAAATTCGAAACAGTGGTAATCAAAACCCTATTAATGCACTGCATTTTGGGCTAAAAGTAAGAGACGATATCTCTCCTATTATTAAGAGTTTGAAAGTGTATTCTCAATCTCAGAACACACAAATCGATGGTCAAAGTTCGGACAAACTTATAAAAGTGATTGGTGGCAGTGGTGGCGAGTATACTTTAAAAGATACTGTTAAAGTTTCAGGGCCTTATGCATTAGGTATTCACACCTATGACCTATTAAATGGTGCTAATAATAAGAATGGAGTGTATTCCATTGAAATCTTTGTCGATAACCTCTTATTTTACTCATTAAGTATGGAGGAATTTTCTTTCAAAGAAAGTCGTTACATCAATTCACACTTAGACTATTCTGAAAAAGCAGAAAGTAATACGAAACTTCATAAGTGTCTTATTCAACCTAATAATAAGTTAAGTATATATGACTTTTTAAGTAATGATGGTACCATAACACCTCATGATAGTGTGCAATTTGTAGAAATTTTTATCGATGACTTACATGGAAACTCATCTTTACTTTCATTTCACGTTGATAAAGTGCCATATGATGAATCTATTCCAAAAGATTCTATTACTTACGTCAAGAAATTTCCTTTTAACAAAAGAAATTTTTTTAAAAATGAACATATAACAATAGACATTCCTGCCAACTCTTTGTATGATAATTTATATTTTGACTACAAAATGACTTCAGACTCAGTACTATTTTCTCCAATACACCATATTCATAATTCTAAAACTGCTGTTCATTACAGTTATTCTATTAATATGAAAACGGATGTTCCAGCCTCATTGCGTCCTAAAGCATTCATCTGTAAACTAGACGATGATGATAAATTAAGTTACATCGGAGGAAAATATGAAAACGGATATATATCTACCAAAACTAATACTTTCGGTAAATACAGCGTTGCAGTGGATACAATTGCACCAGTTGTTATTGGACTAAATATCTATCCGGGAAAAACCATGAAAAGCTCAACTCTAAAAATGACTACATATGATGATTTTAGTGGTATCAAAAGCTATAATGCTTACATTGATGGACAATGGGTTTTAATGGAATTTGAACCTAAAAGCAACGAATTAACTCACTTTTTTAAAAGCGATTTAAAAGCCGGAAAGCATCAGTTCAAGTTAATTGTTACTGATAAAGTAGATAATTCAACGACATACGAAGCTGAATTTTACAGGTAA
- a CDS encoding transglutaminase family protein → MNPKVLSALIELLEDPDKEVYKTVKNELVDLGTNIIPNLEEAWEKNFDSIIQDRVEEIIHEIQFKSLLDELKLWISSPKDILDGWLIVSKYQYPELNKESFEGILSKISFEAQTAIEKCNSDIEKISALNTILFNRYGFRGNVKNFHSPENSFINDVIENRKGNPLSLSIIYMYISQKIGLPVCGINMPKHFIVGFESEHHFDVDSIKFYINPFSKGTILNRQDLETFLKREKIKESSTYFSPCGNKEILKRLINNLLHSYTFQSKKEKAEEMVKFLQLFKSI, encoded by the coding sequence ATGAATCCAAAAGTTCTTTCAGCTCTTATTGAATTACTTGAAGATCCTGACAAAGAAGTTTACAAAACTGTAAAAAACGAACTTGTAGATTTAGGAACTAATATCATTCCAAATCTAGAGGAGGCTTGGGAAAAGAACTTTGACTCAATCATTCAAGATAGAGTTGAAGAAATCATTCACGAAATCCAATTCAAAAGCTTGCTTGACGAACTCAAATTATGGATATCATCGCCTAAAGATATTCTTGATGGCTGGCTGATTGTAAGTAAGTATCAGTATCCTGAACTTAACAAAGAATCTTTTGAAGGTATTCTTTCTAAAATTAGTTTTGAAGCTCAAACTGCTATTGAGAAGTGCAACAGTGATATAGAGAAAATTTCTGCTTTAAATACTATTCTTTTTAACAGATATGGGTTTAGAGGAAATGTGAAAAATTTTCATTCACCTGAAAATTCTTTCATCAACGACGTGATTGAGAACAGAAAAGGAAATCCCCTATCACTGAGCATTATCTATATGTATATTTCTCAAAAAATTGGTCTTCCAGTTTGTGGTATAAATATGCCGAAACATTTTATTGTGGGCTTTGAAAGTGAACATCATTTTGATGTTGATTCTATTAAATTTTATATCAATCCTTTTAGTAAAGGGACTATACTGAATAGACAGGATTTAGAAACCTTTCTTAAAAGGGAAAAGATAAAAGAGTCTTCAACGTATTTTTCACCATGTGGTAACAAGGAAATATTAAAGCGATTAATAAATAATCTGTTACACTCTTATACTTTTCAAAGTAAAAAAGAAAAAGCTGAAGAAATGGTTAAATTCCTCCAGCTTTTTAAATCAATATAA
- a CDS encoding nucleoside phosphorylase: MSMKSSISEIKGVYHLNLLAEHVANDIFLVGDQGRVSEISKRFDSIEYKISNREFTTHTGYIGNKRVSALSTGIGTDNIDIVLNELDSLVPKDVSLNLIRLGTSGTIQKDIDIHSLVVSTHGLGIDNLMHFYADNQFDKDLQIAIDKQLKWPKELSNPYIYAADNELLSKFKDLKSGITVTAPGFYAPQGRKLRLPFAIEDLHDRLKSFEHNGLRVTNFEMETSALYGLGKLMGHKCLTICTILANRATGEKSTYYKSAIDNMIDTVIAKLY, encoded by the coding sequence ATGAGTATGAAATCGAGTATTAGCGAAATAAAAGGTGTGTATCATTTAAATTTACTAGCCGAACACGTAGCTAATGACATTTTTTTAGTTGGTGACCAAGGCAGAGTAAGTGAGATATCAAAACGTTTTGATTCTATTGAATACAAGATTTCAAATAGAGAATTCACTACACATACAGGCTATATTGGAAATAAAAGGGTAAGTGCATTATCAACAGGTATTGGAACTGACAATATTGATATCGTATTGAATGAACTGGATTCTCTGGTACCCAAAGATGTATCTCTTAATCTAATCAGATTAGGAACTTCAGGAACTATTCAGAAAGATATTGATATTCATTCTTTGGTTGTGTCTACTCATGGATTGGGAATTGATAATCTTATGCATTTCTATGCTGACAACCAATTTGATAAAGACTTACAAATAGCTATAGACAAACAACTGAAATGGCCAAAAGAGCTTTCAAATCCATACATATACGCAGCTGATAACGAGTTACTTTCAAAATTTAAAGATTTGAAAAGTGGAATTACAGTTACTGCTCCAGGTTTTTATGCTCCACAAGGAAGAAAATTGCGTTTGCCTTTTGCTATTGAAGATTTACACGATCGACTGAAATCATTTGAACACAATGGCTTAAGAGTTACAAATTTTGAAATGGAGACCTCTGCCCTATATGGATTAGGCAAATTAATGGGACACAAATGCCTAACTATTTGTACCATTCTGGCAAACAGAGCAACGGGTGAAAAATCTACATATTATAAATCTGCTATTGATAATATGATTGATACTGTAATTGCAAAACTGTATTAG
- a CDS encoding cell division protein ZapA: MKELKIKVTVANRVYPLTIRREDEEGVRKAVKTIEDRLKIYESRFEARDTQDLLSMCLLEMAVKVLGDEQKVKVDSSLEDQLLAMESIIDKHL, from the coding sequence ATGAAAGAGTTAAAGATAAAAGTAACAGTCGCAAACAGAGTTTACCCACTTACTATTAGAAGGGAAGATGAAGAAGGAGTGCGTAAGGCTGTGAAAACCATTGAGGATAGATTGAAAATCTATGAATCAAGGTTTGAAGCGAGAGACACACAAGACTTATTAAGTATGTGTCTGCTAGAAATGGCTGTTAAAGTTCTAGGTGATGAGCAAAAAGTGAAAGTTGACAGTAGCTTAGAAGATCAATTGTTAGCAATGGAGTCTATAATCGACAAACATTTATAA
- a CDS encoding serine hydrolase: MKFLSAIIGVILLLLTSFLNEESTDVTTISAPIYQADTLWVDSVLTSLTQEQKIAQLFMVAAYSNKGENHLKEIENLIENYHIGGLMFLQGGPIRQLRLTNHYQSISQTPLMIAQDAEWGVSMRIDSTIRFPWQMTLGAIQNDSLIYQMGRQIGRECKRLGVHVNFAPVVDVNSNPNNPIINNRSFGEDPQRVAQLSLAYMNGLQDEGVLACAKHFPGHGDTDSDSHKTLPTINHSKERLDSMELIPFKYLFDKGLGSVMVAHLNIPSLDDTDSLASTLSKKVVTDLLKDELAFNGLVFTDALNMKGVSKFFEPGEVDLKALLAGNDILLFAQDVPKAIEKIKEAIEKKIISQEYVDERCRKILMAKQWFGLDESIHLSEGNLVEDLNAKESRLLNQELIQKSITVLQNTDDLLPLKQLDTLHLAVVCIGENSQPFEEMLSHYAPLKIYHLTEEHSEEARNNLLRELQQYNLVIASVHKSNKNAWKSYHIHKNTDLFLQTLALQSKVILNVFANPYSISDLLMTYSFDGLILGYQNSKIAQESLAQLIFGGIGANGKLPVSNAHFKAGSGLNITANRIRYTSTEYMGISPKILMKVDSIALDAIEKEATPGCQILAIKDGAVFYQKSFGHHTYKKKQEVKNTDVYDLASLTKIIASVPSIMHLEENNTIDLDKSLSNYFELANTSDKKDLKIREILAHQSGLAAWIPFYIETLQEDGSLRDTLYSTTYSDTFNVRVAENIYLHREYPDSIMERILVSELQEKEYKYSDIGFYIFKDIIEQKTNMPLETFVHNTFYSSLGLSTMGYLPKLRIDSSRIIPTEFDYYFRSQLLRGDVHDMGAAMLGGVGGHAGLFSNANDLGIFMQMLLQGGQYADKRYFETKTVNKFTDCQYCTLENRRGAGFDKAVLEGQEGGPACDCSPSSTAFGHSGFTGTLVWADPEEKFVYVFLSNRIHPTSENKKLLKMDVRTKIMEVFYDAIRTTE; encoded by the coding sequence ATGAAATTTTTGTCGGCAATTATTGGTGTTATATTACTTCTTCTTACCTCTTTCCTAAATGAGGAGTCAACTGATGTTACAACTATCTCAGCCCCTATTTACCAAGCCGATACCCTTTGGGTTGATAGTGTGTTAACTTCTCTAACACAAGAGCAGAAAATAGCTCAATTATTTATGGTTGCAGCTTACTCTAACAAAGGAGAAAATCACCTTAAAGAAATTGAAAATTTAATTGAAAACTACCACATTGGTGGACTTATGTTTTTACAAGGTGGACCTATTCGCCAATTACGACTTACCAATCATTATCAATCCATAAGTCAAACTCCCTTAATGATAGCACAAGATGCAGAGTGGGGAGTATCCATGCGAATAGACAGTACCATTCGCTTTCCTTGGCAAATGACATTGGGTGCTATTCAAAACGATTCATTGATTTACCAAATGGGACGTCAAATAGGAAGAGAATGTAAGCGATTAGGTGTACATGTAAATTTTGCCCCTGTTGTAGATGTAAACTCAAACCCTAATAACCCCATTATAAACAATAGATCATTTGGGGAAGACCCCCAGCGTGTAGCTCAATTGTCTTTAGCGTATATGAATGGCTTGCAAGACGAAGGTGTTCTGGCTTGTGCCAAACACTTTCCAGGTCATGGCGATACGGACTCCGATTCTCACAAAACATTACCGACTATCAATCATTCAAAAGAACGATTAGACAGTATGGAGCTTATCCCTTTTAAATATCTGTTTGATAAAGGATTAGGCAGTGTAATGGTTGCTCATCTAAATATTCCTTCACTAGATGATACCGATTCTTTAGCATCTACACTATCTAAAAAAGTAGTAACCGATTTATTAAAAGACGAACTAGCCTTCAACGGACTGGTATTCACCGATGCTTTAAATATGAAAGGGGTAAGCAAATTTTTTGAGCCTGGAGAAGTTGATTTAAAAGCGCTATTGGCTGGGAATGATATCTTGTTATTTGCACAGGACGTTCCTAAGGCTATTGAAAAAATTAAAGAAGCTATTGAAAAGAAAATCATTTCTCAAGAGTACGTTGATGAACGATGTAGAAAAATACTCATGGCAAAACAATGGTTTGGACTAGATGAAAGTATTCATTTGAGTGAAGGTAATCTTGTCGAAGATTTAAATGCAAAGGAGTCTAGACTATTAAACCAAGAATTGATTCAAAAATCAATAACGGTACTACAAAACACAGATGATTTACTACCGCTTAAGCAGTTGGACACTTTACATTTAGCAGTCGTATGTATTGGCGAAAATTCTCAGCCCTTTGAAGAAATGCTGAGTCATTATGCTCCTTTAAAAATATATCACTTAACAGAAGAACACTCCGAAGAAGCACGTAATAACTTGCTTCGTGAACTGCAACAGTATAATCTAGTAATAGCATCCGTTCATAAATCCAATAAGAACGCTTGGAAATCCTATCATATACACAAGAACACGGATTTGTTTTTACAAACACTAGCCCTTCAGTCAAAGGTAATATTGAATGTCTTTGCAAATCCCTATTCCATTAGTGATTTATTGATGACTTATTCTTTTGATGGACTTATTTTGGGCTACCAAAATTCTAAAATAGCTCAAGAATCCCTTGCTCAACTTATTTTTGGAGGGATAGGAGCGAATGGTAAATTACCAGTTTCTAACGCTCATTTTAAAGCAGGAAGCGGGCTCAACATTACTGCCAACAGAATACGCTATACATCGACAGAATATATGGGTATATCACCCAAAATACTCATGAAAGTAGATAGTATTGCCCTAGATGCTATTGAGAAAGAAGCCACACCAGGTTGCCAAATCCTTGCTATTAAAGATGGAGCTGTTTTTTACCAGAAGAGTTTTGGACACCATACCTACAAAAAAAAGCAAGAAGTTAAGAATACCGATGTCTATGATTTAGCTTCATTGACAAAGATTATAGCCTCAGTTCCTTCCATAATGCATTTAGAAGAAAACAATACCATTGACTTGGATAAATCACTATCCAATTACTTTGAACTTGCCAATACTTCTGATAAAAAGGATTTGAAAATTAGAGAAATTCTAGCTCATCAATCTGGATTAGCGGCTTGGATTCCGTTTTATATTGAAACCCTCCAAGAAGATGGTAGTTTGAGAGATACTTTATACAGTACAACATACTCAGATACCTTTAATGTTAGAGTTGCCGAAAATATATATTTACATCGTGAATATCCTGATAGTATCATGGAGCGAATTTTGGTTTCCGAATTACAAGAAAAAGAGTACAAGTACAGCGATATAGGTTTTTATATTTTCAAAGATATAATAGAACAAAAAACCAATATGCCTTTGGAAACATTTGTTCACAACACCTTTTATTCATCCCTAGGACTGAGCACTATGGGGTATTTACCCAAATTACGCATTGACTCTAGTCGCATTATTCCAACAGAGTTTGATTATTATTTTAGAAGCCAGTTGTTAAGAGGTGATGTGCATGATATGGGTGCAGCGATGCTAGGTGGTGTTGGTGGTCATGCCGGTTTGTTTTCCAATGCTAACGACTTAGGCATTTTTATGCAAATGCTATTACAAGGCGGACAATATGCCGACAAACGCTATTTTGAAACTAAAACAGTCAATAAATTTACAGATTGCCAATATTGTACACTAGAGAATAGAAGAGGAGCTGGATTTGATAAGGCCGTGCTGGAAGGGCAAGAGGGAGGTCCAGCTTGTGATTGCAGTCCATCCTCTACAGCTTTTGGACATTCCGGTTTTACGGGCACTTTAGTTTGGGCAGACCCTGAAGAAAAATTTGTTTATGTATTTTTGTCCAACCGAATACATCCAACTTCTGAAAATAAAAAATTATTGAAGATGGATGTTCGCACAAAAATTATGGAAGTCTTTTACGATGCCATACGAACTACAGAATAG
- a CDS encoding arsenate reductase ArsC, translating to MKKILVLCTGNSCRSQMVEVCLKSLLSEDKFSVFSAGIEAHGINPYMKKAMEKLNYSLDGHTSNTMDEYDGMHFDYVLTVCDHAKDNCPYFKDATNRIHHSFEDPADAEGTDEQKMVVYEKVRDEIIEYCKALAGSL from the coding sequence ATGAAGAAAATATTGGTTCTATGTACAGGCAATTCATGCCGCTCTCAGATGGTTGAAGTATGCTTGAAATCTCTTTTGTCTGAAGATAAATTTTCTGTTTTTAGTGCTGGGATTGAAGCTCATGGCATTAATCCATACATGAAAAAGGCTATGGAAAAGCTAAACTATTCTCTTGATGGTCATACGTCCAACACTATGGATGAATACGATGGAATGCATTTTGATTATGTCTTAACAGTTTGTGATCATGCTAAGGATAATTGCCCTTATTTCAAAGATGCTACTAACAGGATTCATCATTCTTTTGAAGACCCTGCAGATGCTGAAGGAACTGATGAGCAAAAGATGGTCGTTTATGAAAAAGTAAGGGACGAAATTATTGAATACTGTAAAGCTTTAGCAGGCAGTTTGTAA
- the rny gene encoding ribonuclease Y, producing the protein MNVFILILLTLFGLIVGGVVSYFIFKNNLKTKSNSLLSEAKKEAEQIKKDKILQAKEKFIELKSEHEKVINQRNQKISQSESRVKEKESKLSQKLGQVNNKEKQLDEARKNVDRQLSILKDKESKSEKLLQKQVEALETISGLSAEEAKKELIQALQDEAKTNSMAYVQEIVEEAKLTATKDAKKIIIQTIQRTATEQAIENSVSVFNIDSDDVKGRIIGREGRNIRSLEAATGVEIIVDDTPDAILLSCFDPVRREIARLALHKLVTDGRIHPARIEEVVKQTKKQIEEEIIDIGKRTSIDLGIHGLHPEIIRMVGRMKYRSSYGQNLLQHSREVANMCATMASELGLNAKAAKRAGLLHDIGKVPDDEPELPHAILGMKIAQKYGEKEHICNAIGAHHDEIEMTSMISPIVQVCDAISGSRPGARREIVESYIKRIKELESTALSYPGVVKSYAIQAGRELRVIVESEKISDADAEKLSFEISQKIETEMTYPGQVKVTVIRETRAVNFAK; encoded by the coding sequence ATGAATGTATTCATTTTAATTTTATTGACACTTTTTGGTCTAATAGTAGGAGGGGTAGTGTCATATTTTATTTTTAAAAATAATCTAAAAACAAAATCAAACTCATTGCTATCAGAGGCTAAGAAAGAGGCCGAACAGATAAAAAAAGATAAAATTCTTCAAGCCAAAGAAAAGTTTATTGAACTTAAATCTGAACACGAGAAAGTCATTAATCAAAGAAATCAAAAGATTTCCCAATCTGAAAGTCGAGTAAAAGAAAAGGAAAGTAAACTATCCCAAAAACTTGGACAGGTAAATAACAAAGAAAAGCAACTCGATGAAGCCCGTAAAAATGTTGACAGGCAACTTTCTATTTTAAAAGATAAAGAAAGTAAATCAGAAAAATTATTACAAAAACAAGTAGAAGCTCTTGAAACCATCTCTGGTCTGTCTGCAGAAGAAGCCAAGAAAGAACTCATTCAAGCCTTACAAGATGAGGCAAAGACAAACTCTATGGCTTACGTACAAGAGATTGTTGAAGAAGCTAAGTTAACGGCTACTAAAGATGCCAAGAAAATAATCATTCAAACCATTCAACGTACGGCAACTGAACAAGCCATTGAAAATTCGGTTTCTGTATTCAACATCGATAGTGATGATGTAAAAGGACGAATTATTGGTCGTGAGGGAAGAAATATTCGATCTTTAGAAGCTGCAACAGGCGTTGAAATTATAGTTGATGATACACCTGATGCAATTCTTCTTTCATGTTTTGATCCAGTTAGAAGAGAGATTGCTCGTTTAGCCTTACATAAATTAGTCACTGACGGACGAATTCATCCTGCTCGAATAGAAGAAGTGGTTAAACAAACTAAAAAACAAATCGAAGAAGAAATAATAGATATTGGTAAGCGTACCTCTATTGACTTAGGCATTCATGGCTTACACCCTGAGATTATTCGAATGGTAGGGCGTATGAAATATCGTTCCTCTTATGGTCAGAATTTATTGCAGCACTCTAGAGAAGTGGCAAATATGTGTGCCACCATGGCTTCAGAGCTAGGCTTAAACGCTAAGGCTGCCAAAAGAGCAGGATTGCTTCACGATATTGGTAAAGTGCCAGATGATGAGCCAGAACTACCTCACGCTATTTTGGGTATGAAAATAGCACAGAAGTACGGAGAGAAAGAGCATATCTGCAATGCTATTGGTGCCCACCACGACGAAATTGAAATGACTTCTATGATTTCACCTATTGTTCAAGTTTGTGATGCCATTTCAGGCTCAAGACCAGGAGCTCGTCGTGAGATTGTAGAATCCTACATCAAACGAATTAAAGAATTAGAAAGTACTGCACTTTCATATCCAGGAGTTGTAAAATCCTATGCTATACAAGCAGGAAGGGAGTTGAGAGTTATTGTAGAAAGTGAAAAGATTTCAGATGCAGATGCTGAAAAACTATCATTTGAAATATCTCAAAAAATTGAAACTGAAATGACCTATCCTGGACAAGTAAAGGTTACGGTTATTAGAGAAACTAGAGCGGTTAACTTCGCGAAGTAG